The DNA window AGTAAAAGCCATGTATAATGCTGAAACGACCATGTATCCAAACCAGTCCTATCACAAGTAAATTTGCACCAGCATTCACGATGAATGATCTCATGCAAATTAAACCGGCTGTCGATCTTCCGCAGGGCTGGACTAAACTGAGCTAGTGCGTCACCCATGTAGTCATGATTTCCCAGAACTAAAAATGCACAAGTGCACAATGAAGCCTcagtgaacatataatacaaGAGTATTTTCCATCGTCGCATCGATACAAGAGTAATAGAACTGGTAATAGAAGAGCGCGAGTTTCAGGTTCAGTTACCTAGGTACCACGGCTTCTATAAGATGTTCGGCCTGTAGATGTCCGTGAAGGATTGCTCAAACACGTCATCATCAACGCCCGTCAGCCTGATGTCGTAGAAGTTGACCCCGGTGGATGCCATGAAGTCGATGTCGAGCTTCTCCCCGACCCTTCCATCTGTAGGAAATTCGCTGATTACTACTACTGCTCTTGCCAGTTATTACAATCCCCAGAGGTAAATTTTCATGTCAGATTGGTCTGTTGAGTAAAATCTTCTGTCCTGTCCCTGTGATTCATAGATCCTAGATCCACAACTGCCTGGAGTTTTTTCTTTTGGTCCATTTCCACAGATGCGCAGCAACAAACAGGATAAAAAAATCATGAGCACGCGCTACTGGGAGCAGGGCGTCGAGGCCTGGACGcataaataaacaaatttaatgGAACAACTGTCAATTGGCGATCTATTGTACCCTGCCAAACAGTTTCATTCCCACGCCTTTTCCGTCTAACAATAGGAAAACGGCCACCTGATTTCCTGGATTCCGGGCTCCCTATCCCGCCTGATTTGCTGACCACATATTCTCTACTCCGACGAATAGGAACGGATCATACATGGGAGGAGGCCAGAGCCCGAGGGAGATGAACATGCTTGTTACCTGCTGGGCGACGCGGAACGGGTTGCACTCCCCCTTGCAGCACCAGTCCCCGACGACAAGCAGGCTCAGCGACTCATCGTTCTTGGCTGGGTGCTCCAGCGGGGGCAGCGCGGCCGCGGCCAGGACGGTGAGGACCGTGGCAGCGCCGCCCTTCGCCATGGCCTTCGCGGCGCACCCAGGAGCAAGAACGAACCGCACGGACGGGAGGCTGAGCGCCCATCCTTGCGTGCCCCCGCGGGCTCCATCT is part of the Miscanthus floridulus cultivar M001 chromosome 9, ASM1932011v1, whole genome shotgun sequence genome and encodes:
- the LOC136482999 gene encoding uncharacterized protein translates to MRCRARVAPLGAASHNPSLPPPYPDSAGKQEREGRPTADGARGGTQGWALSLPSVRFVLAPGCAAKAMAKGGAATVLTVLAAAALPPLEHPAKNDESLSLLVVGDWCCKGECNPFRVAQQAVVDLGSMNHRDRTEDFTQQTNLT